Proteins co-encoded in one Gemmatimonadota bacterium genomic window:
- a CDS encoding PIN domain-containing protein — translation MIEGGERVLITDVVLAETVWTLAGRRYRATRADLIDLVNNLLQDANLCFEDDEVVWSALQTFRRTEADFADALIVCKAEKLAAAGDELSIVYTFDDVALQLPSTGKP, via the coding sequence GTGATTGAAGGCGGCGAGCGCGTGCTCATTACGGACGTTGTACTGGCGGAAACGGTGTGGACGTTAGCCGGCCGCCGATATCGCGCGACCCGGGCCGACCTGATCGATTTGGTCAATAACCTGCTGCAAGATGCAAATTTGTGCTTTGAGGATGACGAGGTGGTCTGGAGCGCCCTGCAGACCTTTCGAAGGACGGAGGCGGACTTCGCCGATGCCCTGATCGTGTGCAAGGCAGAAAAGCTGGCTGCCGCAGGCGACGAGTTGAGTATTGTTTACACTTTCGATGACGTCGCCTTGCAGTTGCCCAGTACTGGGAAGCCGTAG
- a CDS encoding exodeoxyribonuclease III, producing the protein MSSWNLLSWNVNGVRAVAKKGFIEWLKGEAPDILCIQETKSQESQLDAKITDVDGYTSYWSEAEKKGYSGVGVYTRHEPISVEKGFGEERFDSEGRTLVLEYPDFTLFNVYFPNGKQNAQRLQYKMDFYDAILAHWESLRADGKKLVICGDVNTAHQAIDLARPKDNEKISGFLPMEREWIDKIVDKGYVDTFRQFDEGPDNYTWWHLMSGARKRNVGWRIDYFYVTEDLMPSVSNAWIMPDVMGSDHCPIGIEVGVG; encoded by the coding sequence ATGTCTTCATGGAATCTGTTGAGCTGGAACGTGAACGGGGTAAGGGCGGTGGCGAAGAAAGGCTTCATCGAGTGGCTCAAGGGGGAGGCGCCGGACATCCTGTGCATTCAGGAAACCAAGTCCCAGGAGTCGCAACTGGACGCCAAGATCACGGATGTCGACGGATATACGAGTTACTGGTCGGAAGCGGAGAAAAAAGGATACAGCGGTGTGGGGGTATACACGCGCCACGAACCCATCAGCGTCGAGAAGGGGTTCGGCGAGGAGCGGTTCGATTCGGAAGGCCGGACCCTGGTGTTGGAGTACCCCGATTTCACCCTGTTCAACGTGTACTTCCCGAATGGCAAGCAGAACGCCCAGCGGCTGCAGTACAAGATGGATTTCTACGACGCGATACTAGCCCACTGGGAGTCTCTCCGCGCGGATGGCAAGAAACTCGTCATCTGCGGCGACGTGAACACGGCCCACCAAGCCATCGACCTCGCCCGCCCCAAGGACAACGAGAAGATCTCCGGTTTCCTCCCCATGGAACGCGAATGGATCGACAAAATCGTCGATAAGGGCTACGTAGATACATTCCGGCAATTCGACGAAGGGCCGGACAACTACACCTGGTGGCACCTCATGTCCGGAGCGAGAAAGCGGAACGTGGGCTGGCGCATCGATTACTTCTATGTGACTGAAGACCTGATGCCCTCAGTCTCCAACGCGTGGATCATGCCGGACGTCATGGGGTCGGATCACTGTCCGATCGGGATTGAGGTGGGGGTGGGGTAA
- a CDS encoding MBL fold metallo-hydrolase encodes MPSHWERIEEGIYRFQDSCIVYAVEGPQGVVLVNAGTGEAADHLDEIAGGRAVTVLLTHHFRDHTDGAIRLREKGVRILGPYWDQEYLVDPEQHFRERQHWNSYDNRWDRFSPIRSVPVDGWLMDYETREIAGLSWEVVPTPGMTNGASSYVVTIDGRRIGFVGEVICGTGKTTRLAPLQYDYNDYTGTWNLYHAVNRLLEAGADRLLPSLGDPVEDPTGAIAAFKANLKRLEEIQPGVAEPMEDPDEDDIEEVLPHLYRSKYAGAETHFVLSDTGKVMSIDYGYNVKTIFRPAKSHVSNRRPILHGISGLRKRFGIERIDATLVSHFHDDHVNGIPMLQRLYGTEVLAGTQFSDLLEHPVKYDRPCLWHEPIRVGRHIPNGTTVQWENIPITLYPMSGHTRFATLICMEIDGTRVAHTGDQAFFDAEGGVGYQAGARMFTNHVYKNGLDLGCYKRFLEDLKRFEPELVITGHTRPYRTSPEWYAEIGRAAEAFDDVHTTLMLLEDDGAHFGAESQGGKLVPYRAHSPEGGPIEFSGWVLNPFPTDQPARIRLVGPEGWQSETVTLSLGPREQKEIRLVLHVPDGTRCRRQPVALSLTVGGRPLGQVTEALVTVGMPKW; translated from the coding sequence ATGCCTTCCCACTGGGAACGAATCGAAGAAGGTATCTACCGATTTCAGGACAGCTGCATCGTCTATGCCGTCGAAGGGCCGCAGGGCGTCGTGCTGGTCAACGCCGGCACCGGCGAGGCCGCGGACCATCTCGACGAGATCGCGGGCGGCAGGGCGGTGACGGTCCTCCTTACCCACCACTTCCGCGACCACACGGACGGCGCCATCAGGTTGCGCGAGAAGGGGGTCCGGATACTCGGACCATACTGGGACCAGGAGTATCTCGTCGACCCGGAACAGCACTTCAGAGAACGGCAGCACTGGAACTCCTACGACAACCGGTGGGACCGCTTCTCGCCCATCCGGTCCGTGCCGGTCGACGGCTGGCTGATGGATTACGAGACGCGCGAAATCGCGGGGCTTTCGTGGGAGGTCGTGCCCACGCCCGGCATGACGAACGGCGCGAGCAGCTACGTCGTGACCATCGATGGCCGGCGCATCGGGTTCGTCGGCGAGGTGATCTGCGGGACCGGGAAGACGACCCGCCTAGCGCCCCTGCAGTACGACTACAACGACTACACCGGTACGTGGAACCTGTACCACGCCGTCAACCGCCTGCTCGAGGCCGGGGCGGATCGGCTGCTCCCGAGCTTGGGGGACCCGGTGGAGGACCCGACCGGCGCCATCGCGGCCTTCAAGGCGAACCTGAAGCGCCTCGAGGAGATCCAGCCCGGGGTCGCCGAACCGATGGAGGACCCGGACGAGGACGATATCGAAGAGGTCCTGCCCCACCTTTACCGCTCGAAGTACGCCGGCGCGGAGACCCATTTCGTGCTCAGCGACACGGGCAAGGTCATGTCCATCGACTACGGCTACAACGTGAAAACCATTTTCAGGCCGGCCAAGTCGCACGTTTCCAATCGCCGCCCGATCCTGCACGGGATCAGTGGGCTCAGGAAGCGCTTCGGGATCGAGCGGATCGACGCGACCCTCGTCTCTCATTTCCACGACGACCACGTCAACGGCATCCCCATGCTCCAGCGTCTCTACGGGACGGAGGTCCTGGCGGGCACGCAGTTCAGCGACCTGCTCGAGCACCCGGTGAAGTACGACCGGCCCTGTCTCTGGCACGAGCCGATCCGGGTGGGTAGGCACATCCCCAACGGGACGACCGTCCAATGGGAGAACATCCCCATCACGCTGTACCCCATGTCGGGCCACACCCGCTTCGCCACCTTGATCTGCATGGAGATCGACGGAACCCGCGTGGCCCACACGGGCGACCAGGCCTTCTTCGACGCGGAGGGCGGGGTGGGCTACCAGGCCGGCGCGCGCATGTTCACCAACCACGTCTACAAGAACGGGCTCGACCTGGGCTGCTACAAGCGGTTCCTGGAAGACCTGAAACGCTTCGAGCCCGAACTGGTCATCACGGGCCATACCCGTCCCTACCGCACGTCACCCGAATGGTACGCCGAGATCGGCCGGGCTGCGGAGGCCTTCGACGACGTGCACACCACCCTCATGCTGCTGGAGGACGACGGTGCCCACTTCGGCGCCGAGTCCCAGGGCGGCAAGCTGGTGCCCTATCGCGCCCACTCACCGGAGGGCGGACCCATCGAGTTCAGCGGCTGGGTGCTCAATCCTTTCCCCACGGACCAGCCGGCCCGCATTCGCCTCGTGGGCCCCGAAGGTTGGCAGAGCGAGACGGTGACCCTGTCCCTGGGACCGCGGGAACAGAAGGAGATCCGCCTGGTGCTGCACGTTCCGGATGGCACGCGATGCCGGCGGCAGCCCGTGGCGCTGAGCCTGACCGTGGGCGGACGGCCTTTAGGGCAGGTGACCGAGGCTTTGGTGACGGTGGGGATGCCGAAGTGGTGA
- a CDS encoding DUF2961 domain-containing protein, producing the protein MIGQTSLASLPSMRDYDSRRISSWNTSGENADFWRIEAGEKRVIGEINGPGCIKHLWMTLGLPAEDYCRRIVLRMYWDGSAEPSVECPIGDFFGLGHGMRKDFITAPLQMSPQDGKGFNSWWPMPFRDKAVIEVENQGTEGYNHYFYIDYETYPTVDAVADQAYFHVQWRREADTRGWAYEEGLKPETYRNDPRWANLSERENYVICDVEGNGVYCGAHLDIDCFQRNPNDWYGEGDDMMFIDGEAWPPSLHGTGTEDWYHCAYCPTDEYNAPYHGIILYSGNDEWRWKGKNTVYRYHIEDPIRFRKSFHISIEHGHANKLSNDYSSTAYYYLSEPRRGGPGLLPVEERLPRPDEPEYGE; encoded by the coding sequence ATGATCGGTCAGACCAGCCTGGCGTCGCTGCCTTCGATGCGTGACTACGACAGCCGCCGGATATCCAGCTGGAATACCTCCGGAGAAAACGCCGATTTCTGGCGCATCGAAGCCGGCGAGAAACGCGTCATCGGCGAGATCAACGGACCGGGATGCATCAAGCACCTGTGGATGACGCTTGGGCTGCCGGCCGAGGACTACTGCCGCCGCATCGTGCTGCGCATGTACTGGGACGGCAGCGCGGAGCCGAGCGTGGAGTGCCCCATCGGCGATTTCTTCGGTCTCGGCCACGGCATGCGCAAGGACTTCATCACCGCGCCGCTGCAGATGAGCCCGCAGGACGGCAAGGGGTTCAATTCCTGGTGGCCCATGCCCTTCAGGGACAAGGCCGTGATCGAAGTGGAGAACCAGGGGACCGAGGGATACAACCACTATTTCTACATCGACTACGAGACGTACCCGACGGTCGACGCGGTGGCGGACCAGGCGTATTTTCACGTGCAGTGGCGCCGGGAAGCCGACACCCGGGGATGGGCCTACGAGGAAGGACTCAAGCCGGAAACCTACCGGAACGATCCGCGCTGGGCGAACTTGAGCGAGCGGGAAAACTACGTCATATGCGACGTCGAAGGCAACGGCGTCTACTGCGGTGCCCACCTGGACATCGACTGCTTCCAGCGGAACCCGAACGACTGGTACGGCGAAGGCGACGACATGATGTTCATCGACGGCGAGGCGTGGCCTCCGTCGCTGCACGGGACCGGCACCGAGGACTGGTACCATTGCGCCTACTGCCCGACCGACGAGTACAACGCGCCCTATCACGGCATCATCCTCTACAGCGGCAACGACGAGTGGCGGTGGAAGGGCAAGAACACGGTCTACCGATACCACATCGAGGATCCGATCCGGTTTCGGAAAAGCTTCCACATTTCCATCGAGCACGGTCATGCGAACAAGCTGAGCAACGACTATTCGAGCACGGCGTACTACTACCTGTCCGAACCGCGGCGGGGCGGCCCCGGCCTGTTGCCGGTCGAAGAACGTCTGCCGAGGCCGGACGAACCTGAATACGGAGAGTGA
- a CDS encoding DUF2961 domain-containing protein, with the protein MIGQTSLASLPTLRTYRSHRISSWDTTGANTDAWRIEAGEKRVIGQIDGPGCIKHIWMTLGIPSEDYCRRIVLRMYWDGSALPSVECPIGDFFGLGHGMRKDFITAPLQMSPQDGKGFNAWWPMPFKEKAVLEVENQGDEGYFHYFYIDCEAYPTVDAVADQAYFHVQWRREADTKGWAFEEGLKPDEYRNDPRWLNTSDKENYVICDVEGDGIYCGAHLDIDCFQRNPNDWYGEGDDMMFIDGEAWPPSLHGTGTEDWYHGAYGPTTEFQAPYHGIILYSGNPDWRFKGKNTVYRYHIEDPIRFQKSFRMSIEHGHANKLSNDYASTAYYYLSDPRRGGPVLLPVEERLPRPNEERYC; encoded by the coding sequence ATGATCGGTCAGACCAGCCTGGCGTCGCTGCCCACGCTGCGCACGTACAGGAGCCACCGGATTTCGAGCTGGGACACGACGGGCGCCAACACCGACGCCTGGCGGATCGAGGCCGGTGAGAAACGCGTCATCGGACAGATCGACGGGCCCGGTTGCATCAAGCACATCTGGATGACGCTCGGGATCCCGTCCGAGGACTACTGCCGCCGCATCGTGCTGCGCATGTACTGGGACGGCAGCGCGTTACCGAGCGTGGAGTGTCCCATCGGCGATTTCTTCGGCCTGGGCCACGGCATGCGCAAGGATTTCATCACCGCCCCGCTGCAGATGAGCCCGCAGGACGGCAAGGGATTCAACGCATGGTGGCCCATGCCATTCAAGGAAAAGGCCGTGCTGGAAGTGGAAAACCAGGGCGATGAGGGCTACTTCCACTACTTCTACATCGACTGCGAGGCCTATCCCACCGTTGACGCGGTGGCGGATCAGGCGTATTTTCACGTACAGTGGCGAAGGGAAGCCGATACGAAAGGCTGGGCCTTCGAGGAAGGACTCAAGCCCGACGAATACCGGAACGACCCGCGCTGGCTGAATACGAGCGACAAGGAAAACTACGTCATCTGCGACGTCGAGGGAGACGGCATCTACTGCGGCGCCCACCTGGACATCGACTGCTTTCAGCGGAACCCGAACGACTGGTACGGCGAAGGCGACGACATGATGTTCATCGACGGCGAGGCGTGGCCGCCCTCGCTGCACGGCACGGGCACCGAAGACTGGTATCACGGCGCGTACGGCCCGACGACGGAGTTCCAGGCGCCGTACCACGGAATCATTCTTTACAGCGGCAACCCGGACTGGAGATTCAAGGGCAAGAACACCGTTTACCGGTATCACATTGAAGATCCGATCCGGTTTCAGAAAAGTTTCCGCATGTCCATCGAGCATGGCCATGCGAACAAGCTGAGCAACGACTACGCCAGCACGGCCTACTACTATCTCTCCGATCCACGGCGCGGCGGGCCGGTCCTGCTGCCGGTCGAAGAACGCCTGCCGCGGCCGAACGAGGAGCGGTACTGCTGA
- a CDS encoding phytanoyl-CoA dioxygenase family protein translates to MISREQVEFYHENGYLTVDKVLSDAEVADLQRVTDEFVQKAAAFSEHTDFYDLEPGHSAHDPQVRRLKSPIDHHDVYMRTIKHDGILDIVAQLIGDGIRTNGNKLNMKSADYGSPVEWHQDWSFYPHTNDDILAVGVCIDEMTEANGALLVIPGSHKGPTYDHHQDGRFCGAVNDPDFTPDNVVALEVPAGGISIHHVRTLHGSAPNYSGAPRRLLLFQYAAADAWPLTGAGDWEAFNGNLLRGEPTNAPRMADLPVRMPLPGPERGGSIYETQSVLENKTWAR, encoded by the coding sequence ATGATATCCAGGGAGCAGGTTGAATTCTACCACGAGAACGGTTACCTGACTGTCGACAAAGTACTTTCCGATGCAGAAGTCGCGGACCTGCAGCGGGTGACGGACGAATTCGTCCAGAAGGCCGCCGCCTTTAGCGAGCACACGGATTTTTATGATCTCGAACCCGGTCACTCGGCGCACGATCCGCAGGTGCGTCGACTCAAGAGTCCGATCGATCACCACGACGTGTACATGCGCACCATCAAGCACGACGGCATCCTGGACATCGTGGCGCAGCTGATCGGCGACGGCATCCGGACCAACGGCAACAAGCTGAACATGAAGTCCGCCGACTACGGCAGCCCGGTGGAGTGGCACCAGGACTGGTCCTTTTATCCCCACACCAACGACGACATCCTGGCCGTGGGCGTCTGCATCGATGAGATGACCGAAGCCAACGGTGCCCTGCTGGTGATTCCCGGTTCCCACAAAGGTCCCACCTACGATCACCACCAGGACGGACGGTTCTGCGGCGCGGTGAACGATCCCGACTTCACGCCGGACAACGTCGTTGCCCTGGAGGTGCCCGCGGGCGGGATATCCATCCATCACGTCCGGACACTGCACGGATCGGCGCCGAACTATTCCGGCGCGCCGCGGCGCCTGCTTCTGTTCCAGTACGCTGCCGCCGACGCCTGGCCGCTCACCGGAGCGGGCGATTGGGAAGCCTTCAACGGTAACCTGCTCCGGGGCGAACCGACTAACGCGCCGCGCATGGCCGACCTGCCCGTACGCATGCCCCTGCCCGGACCGGAACGAGGCGGTTCGATCTACGAGACCCAGTCGGTCCTCGAGAACAAGACCTGGGCCCGGTGA
- a CDS encoding DCC1-like thiol-disulfide oxidoreductase family protein: protein MNEPAHSESEHRHPILFFDGVCGLCNRFVDFMLWSDSRHRFRYAPLQGETARRLLGVDGEDGDRQPEGGKAGDYQAGREAVEPRSFIFHDTDRCFEQSNAVLHAMVRLGGAWRLIAVLYVFPRPLRDFVYRVVARNRYRWFGRRDACRMPTPEERGRILP, encoded by the coding sequence GTGAACGAGCCCGCCCATAGCGAGTCGGAACACAGGCATCCGATCCTGTTTTTCGATGGCGTGTGCGGCCTCTGCAACCGGTTCGTCGACTTTATGCTGTGGTCGGATAGCCGGCACCGATTTCGGTACGCGCCACTGCAGGGCGAAACCGCCCGACGCTTGCTGGGGGTGGACGGCGAGGACGGGGACCGCCAGCCCGAGGGCGGCAAGGCAGGTGACTACCAGGCCGGCCGCGAGGCGGTCGAACCCCGATCATTCATTTTCCACGATACAGACAGGTGTTTCGAACAGTCCAATGCCGTTTTGCACGCCATGGTACGACTGGGCGGTGCATGGCGGCTAATTGCCGTGCTCTACGTTTTTCCACGTCCCCTGCGCGATTTCGTATATCGCGTCGTCGCGCGCAACCGGTACCGCTGGTTCGGCAGGCGCGACGCGTGCAGGATGCCCACGCCAGAGGAGCGGGGTCGGATTCTACCGTGA
- a CDS encoding alpha/beta hydrolase, with protein MTARYTSENHPFVTPDRVNVLPSKPADVRSSYGSEPPQFGELRLPAGRGPYPLAVVLHGGCWLSVYADLRNADALADAIRDEGVATWNVEYRCVDQEGGGWPGTFLDAGSATDHLRTLAVDHDLDLDRVITIGHSAGGHLALWTAARHRLPEESPLWTADPLPLRGTVVLGGPGDLKRFVPQADAECRQGVVSELLGCTGVSSEELEQRVEGRFRCGSPADLLPLGLPQVMISTEHDWVVPPELGEAYATAARAAGDPVEHVIIPNAGHHEFMVPGSVTWSAVRQAVHSLIEH; from the coding sequence ATGACCGCCAGATACACCTCCGAAAATCATCCCTTCGTGACCCCCGACCGGGTCAACGTGCTTCCGAGCAAGCCCGCGGATGTCCGATCGTCCTACGGTTCAGAGCCGCCCCAATTCGGTGAACTGCGGCTGCCGGCCGGGCGAGGTCCGTATCCGTTAGCCGTGGTCCTGCACGGTGGCTGCTGGCTTTCGGTCTACGCGGACCTGCGCAACGCGGATGCGCTGGCCGACGCAATTCGGGACGAGGGCGTCGCGACCTGGAACGTCGAATACCGGTGCGTGGACCAGGAAGGCGGCGGATGGCCGGGGACCTTTCTCGACGCCGGGAGTGCGACGGACCATCTGCGCACGCTGGCCGTGGATCACGACCTCGACCTGGATCGCGTCATCACCATCGGTCACTCGGCGGGCGGACACCTTGCCCTCTGGACGGCGGCACGCCACCGGCTGCCTGAGGAAAGCCCGCTCTGGACCGCGGACCCGTTGCCATTGCGCGGCACCGTCGTACTGGGCGGCCCCGGTGATCTGAAGCGATTTGTTCCTCAAGCGGACGCGGAGTGCCGGCAAGGCGTCGTATCGGAACTGCTTGGGTGTACTGGCGTATCATCCGAAGAGCTTGAGCAGCGCGTGGAAGGGCGATTCAGGTGCGGATCTCCCGCGGATTTGTTGCCCCTGGGCCTTCCGCAGGTTATGATCAGCACGGAACACGACTGGGTCGTTCCACCCGAACTGGGTGAGGCCTACGCCACGGCGGCCCGCGCGGCCGGTGACCCTGTCGAGCACGTCATCATCCCGAACGCCGGACACCACGAGTTCATGGTACCGGGTTCCGTGACGTGGTCCGCCGTTCGCCAGGCCGTGCATTCGTTGATCGAACACTGA
- a CDS encoding nuclear transport factor 2 family protein has translation MPNITVKPDCKNAPKKALLRDFISAFAHADIDGVLSPMSDDIVWNLVGDSVIEGKDNIRALLEAMKGVGTSDLVIESIITHGREAAVNGVIRSNSDQAHAFCDVVQFTSAASMKIKTMTSYSIALDDE, from the coding sequence ATGCCCAACATCACCGTTAAACCCGACTGCAAGAACGCGCCGAAAAAGGCCCTGTTGCGTGACTTCATCTCCGCCTTCGCGCACGCCGATATCGACGGGGTCCTGTCGCCGATGAGCGACGATATCGTCTGGAACCTAGTGGGTGACAGCGTGATCGAGGGAAAAGACAATATCCGCGCATTGCTAGAAGCGATGAAAGGCGTTGGAACGAGCGACCTGGTCATCGAATCCATCATCACCCATGGCCGGGAGGCGGCTGTCAACGGTGTGATCCGATCGAACTCGGACCAGGCCCACGCCTTCTGCGATGTGGTTCAATTCACCAGTGCGGCGAGCATGAAGATAAAGACCATGACCTCCTACTCGATCGCCCTAGACGATGAGTAG
- a CDS encoding GNAT family N-acetyltransferase: MHVRQAVPEDTDSLLELMKGLARYEDYIDQFAVTRESILEHGFGDERLFTAFVAEHEDDLVGMAVTYPIHWTYTLRPKLVLKELFVAEAARNMGVGKALMASVTAHARSMGASEVIWTVMTGNADAESFYRSLGGLPDLKWNNWTLRLDT; this comes from the coding sequence ATGCACGTCAGACAAGCCGTTCCAGAAGACACCGATAGCCTGCTCGAACTCATGAAGGGGCTGGCGCGATACGAAGACTACATCGACCAGTTCGCCGTGACGCGGGAGAGCATCCTCGAGCACGGTTTTGGGGATGAGCGGCTGTTCACCGCGTTCGTCGCCGAACACGAAGACGATCTCGTCGGGATGGCGGTCACCTATCCGATCCATTGGACCTACACGTTGCGACCGAAGCTCGTGCTCAAGGAACTGTTTGTCGCCGAGGCTGCCCGGAATATGGGCGTGGGGAAGGCATTGATGGCGTCGGTGACCGCGCATGCCCGGTCCATGGGTGCGTCCGAAGTAATCTGGACAGTCATGACCGGAAACGCCGACGCCGAGTCGTTCTACCGGTCCCTGGGGGGGCTGCCGGATCTGAAGTGGAACAACTGGACGCTGAGACTCGATACGTAG
- the hisC gene encoding histidinol-phosphate transaminase gives MDQKLRKADAPGVKSAVRAMSGYTLVQPDCPVKLNQNECPFDVPAELKREIVDEALASNWGRYPSFVPDEVKAAIGERHGLDPEHILIGNGSNELIQSIFQAAVSTDDAVVLPAPTFTLYALMGRIAGADIRTVHLKRDLSFDVDRLVEESAHPDVRLVVLCSPNNPTGSMISPDDTARIAESTTGLVVVDEAYYEFGGVSCIELLDRHPNLLITRTFSKALGAAGLRLGYLVSDPAVAREIEKVKLPYNVNIISLITARMLIGQDVLIEERASLIRSERQRVFEALRDLPGIKPYPSHANFVLFETDRLVAGVFHGLIERGVLIRDVSRYPMLERGMRVTIGLPEENDAFLEALREVLATQD, from the coding sequence ATGGATCAGAAGCTTCGAAAGGCCGACGCCCCCGGGGTGAAGTCAGCCGTCCGCGCCATGTCCGGTTACACCCTGGTCCAGCCGGACTGCCCGGTCAAGCTCAACCAGAACGAATGCCCCTTCGACGTGCCTGCAGAACTCAAGCGGGAGATCGTGGACGAGGCCCTGGCGAGCAACTGGGGCCGCTATCCAAGTTTTGTGCCCGACGAGGTCAAGGCGGCCATCGGCGAGCGGCACGGGCTGGATCCCGAGCACATCCTGATCGGAAACGGCTCCAACGAACTGATCCAGTCGATCTTCCAGGCTGCGGTCTCGACGGACGATGCAGTGGTGCTGCCCGCACCGACCTTCACCCTGTACGCGCTCATGGGCAGGATCGCGGGCGCTGACATAAGGACGGTACACCTCAAGCGCGATTTGAGCTTCGACGTCGATCGGCTGGTGGAAGAAAGCGCTCATCCGGACGTCAGGCTGGTGGTGCTGTGTTCTCCGAACAACCCCACCGGCTCGATGATATCACCGGACGATACGGCGCGGATTGCCGAATCGACCACGGGCCTGGTCGTGGTGGACGAGGCCTATTACGAGTTCGGCGGCGTATCGTGCATTGAACTGCTGGACCGTCATCCCAACCTCTTAATCACACGTACTTTCTCGAAAGCCCTCGGCGCGGCCGGCCTTCGGCTGGGTTACCTCGTCTCCGATCCTGCCGTGGCGCGGGAGATCGAGAAAGTCAAACTTCCCTACAACGTCAACATCATTTCCCTGATCACGGCACGAATGCTGATCGGCCAGGATGTACTGATCGAGGAACGTGCGTCGTTGATCCGGTCGGAAAGGCAACGGGTCTTCGAAGCCCTGCGGGACCTGCCGGGCATCAAGCCCTATCCTTCCCACGCCAACTTCGTCCTGTTCGAGACGGACCGGTTGGTCGCCGGGGTTTTTCACGGCCTCATCGAACGGGGCGTGCTCATCCGCGACGTCAGCCGCTATCCCATGCTGGAGCGGGGCATGCGCGTGACGATCGGACTGCCGGAAGAAAATGACGCCTTTCTCGAGGCGCTGCGGGAAGTGCTGGCCACGCAAGATTGA
- the hisG gene encoding ATP phosphoribosyltransferase, with amino-acid sequence MLVKLALPKGSLQESTFELMRKAGFHCTVSSRSYSPWVDDEELEIMLIRAQEIGRYVEDEVFDAGLTGKDWIVETGADVVEVAELVYAKHTRQPLRWVLAAPEASDIHSVQDLEGKRIATEVVNITEDYLKKHGVTAKVEFSWGATEAKAPELADAIVEITETGGSIRANKLRIIDTLMVSTNRLIANKTSWQDPDKRRKIENIALLLKGAMLAEEMVGLKMNVKRADLDAVSALLPALQNPTISPLADQEWVAIEVMIEEHTIRQLIPALKRAGAQGLVEYPLNKVIY; translated from the coding sequence ATGTTAGTCAAACTGGCGCTGCCGAAAGGAAGTCTGCAGGAATCCACCTTTGAGCTCATGCGCAAGGCGGGTTTTCATTGCACGGTCAGCAGCCGGTCCTATTCCCCCTGGGTGGACGACGAAGAACTGGAGATCATGCTGATCCGGGCGCAGGAGATCGGCCGTTACGTCGAGGACGAGGTCTTCGACGCGGGGCTTACGGGCAAGGACTGGATCGTGGAGACCGGGGCGGACGTGGTGGAGGTGGCGGAACTGGTCTATGCCAAGCATACCCGCCAGCCCCTGCGGTGGGTGCTGGCCGCGCCTGAGGCGTCGGACATCCACAGCGTCCAGGACCTGGAAGGAAAACGCATCGCCACGGAAGTCGTCAACATCACGGAAGATTACCTGAAGAAACACGGCGTGACCGCGAAGGTGGAGTTTTCCTGGGGCGCTACGGAGGCAAAGGCCCCGGAACTGGCGGACGCCATCGTGGAAATCACCGAAACGGGCGGTTCGATCCGGGCCAACAAGCTTCGGATCATCGATACCCTGATGGTGTCCACCAACCGGCTCATCGCGAACAAGACGAGCTGGCAGGATCCGGACAAGCGGCGCAAGATCGAGAACATCGCCCTGCTGCTCAAAGGCGCCATGCTCGCCGAGGAGATGGTCGGGCTGAAGATGAACGTGAAGCGTGCCGACCTCGACGCCGTGTCCGCCCTGCTGCCCGCGCTGCAGAACCCGACCATATCCCCCCTGGCCGATCAGGAGTGGGTGGCCATCGAAGTGATGATCGAGGAGCACACCATCCGGCAGCTGATCCCGGCGCTCAAGCGGGCCGGCGCCCAAGGCCTGGTGGAATATCCGCTGAACAAGGTGATTTACTGA